One window of Mesorhizobium loti R88b genomic DNA carries:
- a CDS encoding sugar phosphate isomerase/epimerase family protein: MRLGIFAKTFSGTEPAAVLAAVKQAGYETTQFNLACAGLPSMPDAVPQNAVVAIRAAAQSSGVSLAALSGTYNMAHPDKAVRDDGLRRLAVVIETAAALDIPLVTLCTGSRNAADQWAFHPDNATPAAWSDMAIEMEKALALAEDAGVDLGIEPEQANIVTSASDATRLIADMGSKHLKIVLDPANLFEHATPDEARAIVAAAIDEAAGHIAMAHAKDRYGDGRFATSGQGIVDFPDFVARLKAVGFDGALVTHGLSAEEAPGVAAFLHGLLR, encoded by the coding sequence ATGCGTCTCGGCATCTTCGCCAAGACTTTTTCGGGCACCGAGCCGGCCGCCGTGTTGGCTGCGGTGAAGCAGGCCGGCTATGAGACGACGCAATTCAACCTCGCCTGCGCCGGCCTGCCGTCGATGCCGGATGCCGTGCCGCAGAATGCCGTTGTGGCGATCCGCGCTGCCGCGCAATCATCAGGCGTTTCGCTGGCCGCGCTGTCGGGCACCTACAATATGGCCCATCCCGACAAGGCGGTACGTGACGATGGCCTTCGCCGTCTTGCCGTCGTCATCGAGACCGCAGCAGCCCTCGACATCCCGTTGGTCACGCTCTGCACCGGCTCGCGCAATGCCGCCGATCAATGGGCATTTCATCCCGACAACGCCACACCGGCTGCGTGGTCCGACATGGCCATCGAGATGGAGAAAGCGTTGGCGCTGGCCGAGGACGCCGGCGTCGATCTCGGCATCGAGCCCGAGCAGGCCAACATAGTCACCTCGGCAAGCGACGCGACACGCCTGATCGCCGACATGGGTTCGAAGCATCTCAAGATCGTGCTTGATCCGGCGAACCTGTTCGAACACGCGACGCCGGATGAGGCGCGCGCCATCGTTGCCGCCGCGATCGATGAAGCAGCCGGGCACATCGCCATGGCGCATGCCAAGGACCGGTATGGCGACGGCCGCTTCGCCACATCAGGACAAGGAATCGTCGACTTCCCGGATTTCGTCGCGCGGCTGAAGGCCGTAGGCTTCGATGGGGCGCTCGTCACCCATGGGCTGTCCGC
- a CDS encoding Gfo/Idh/MocA family protein gives MIKKQDRRLRVGVLGCGPIAQFAHLQSCTKAGNADLYAICDAAPDLLARMGATYEPQKMYADYDAMLADPDLEAVIVATSDAYHVPMSIKALDAGKHVLCEKPIGTSVEEGEALAAAVKRSGKVLQVGHMKRFDPALEAARDFVRDEMGEVLALKAWYCDSTHRYTNTDAIQPLPVTSKLARKPAGNPKADLRQYFMLAHGSHLVDTARFLCGDIRAVRARLNERFGAYCWFVETEFASGALGHLDLTVAVRMDWHEGFQLYGENGSVIAKTFNPWYFRASEVDIFHEKDATSRKPLGADGHFFRRQLEGLADTVLNGTPMRGANVEDGIASIRAMVAIARSVETGERVELASVSGAV, from the coding sequence ATGATCAAGAAACAAGACAGACGCCTCAGGGTCGGCGTGCTCGGCTGCGGCCCCATCGCGCAGTTCGCACATCTGCAATCCTGCACGAAGGCCGGCAATGCCGATCTCTACGCCATCTGCGATGCGGCGCCCGACCTGCTCGCCCGCATGGGCGCCACCTACGAACCGCAGAAGATGTATGCCGATTATGACGCCATGCTCGCCGATCCCGACTTGGAAGCGGTGATCGTCGCCACCTCTGATGCCTATCACGTGCCGATGTCGATCAAGGCGCTCGACGCCGGCAAGCATGTTCTCTGCGAAAAGCCGATCGGCACCTCGGTCGAGGAAGGCGAGGCACTGGCGGCGGCGGTGAAGCGGTCGGGCAAGGTGCTGCAGGTCGGCCACATGAAGCGCTTCGACCCGGCCCTGGAGGCCGCGCGCGACTTCGTCCGCGATGAGATGGGTGAGGTGCTGGCGCTGAAGGCCTGGTATTGCGATTCCACCCACCGCTACACCAACACCGACGCCATTCAGCCGCTGCCCGTCACCAGCAAGTTGGCGAGGAAACCGGCGGGCAATCCCAAGGCCGATCTGCGGCAATATTTCATGCTGGCGCATGGCTCGCATCTCGTCGACACGGCGCGCTTCCTCTGCGGTGACATCAGGGCGGTCCGCGCCCGTCTCAATGAACGCTTCGGCGCCTATTGCTGGTTCGTCGAGACCGAGTTCGCCAGTGGCGCGCTCGGCCATCTCGATCTTACGGTGGCCGTGCGTATGGACTGGCACGAAGGGTTCCAGCTCTATGGCGAGAACGGTTCGGTGATAGCAAAAACCTTCAACCCCTGGTACTTCCGCGCCAGCGAGGTCGACATTTTTCATGAGAAGGACGCGACCTCGCGCAAACCGCTCGGCGCCGACGGCCATTTCTTCCGCCGCCAGTTGGAAGGCCTTGCCGACACAGTGCTCAACGGCACGCCGATGCGCGGCGCCAATGTCGAGGACGGCATCGCCTCGATCCGCGCCATGGTCGCCATTGCACGCTCGGTGGAAACGGGCGAGCGTGTCGAGCTAGCCTCGGTTTCAGGTGCGGTCTGA
- a CDS encoding sugar phosphate isomerase/epimerase family protein translates to MNVKDLKVGCQTFTWEMLGDRFTGGPDDLLKAIADGGYSGIEITDTMIGRYADRPSEFAAALKSSGLTLVSFAFGSDSGFTLKEEIGADLAAAQRWIDFASAFPGALVSMGSATVVSDGPRDDKFAIAAEVYNKAGELGRKAGVQVAVHPSSHHNTLLFDRADYDAIFALLDPGLVGWVPDTGHLLRGHKDMADTLRTYRDRIRYIHLKDVDANGTWAMLGQGVCDTSAVIEIANTAPHFNGWLVLEEESDTAAANPAGAVKTNRQTMRSYGA, encoded by the coding sequence ATGAACGTGAAAGACCTCAAAGTCGGCTGCCAGACCTTTACCTGGGAAATGCTGGGAGACCGTTTTACCGGCGGCCCCGACGATCTGTTGAAGGCCATCGCCGATGGCGGCTATTCCGGCATCGAGATCACCGACACCATGATCGGCCGCTACGCCGACCGGCCGTCGGAGTTCGCCGCCGCGCTGAAGTCGTCCGGCCTGACACTCGTTTCCTTCGCCTTCGGCTCGGACAGCGGTTTTACGCTCAAGGAGGAGATCGGCGCCGACCTTGCGGCGGCGCAACGCTGGATCGATTTCGCTTCCGCCTTTCCCGGCGCGCTGGTCTCGATGGGGTCGGCAACGGTGGTGTCCGACGGGCCGCGCGACGACAAGTTCGCCATCGCCGCGGAGGTTTACAACAAGGCCGGTGAGCTCGGCCGCAAGGCCGGTGTCCAGGTGGCGGTGCATCCGAGTTCGCACCATAACACGCTGCTGTTCGACCGCGCCGACTATGACGCGATCTTTGCCTTGCTCGACCCCGGTCTGGTCGGCTGGGTGCCGGATACCGGCCATCTCCTGCGCGGCCACAAGGACATGGCCGACACGCTGCGCACCTATCGCGACCGCATCCGCTACATCCATTTGAAGGACGTTGACGCCAACGGCACCTGGGCGATGCTGGGCCAAGGCGTCTGCGACACATCAGCGGTCATCGAGATCGCGAACACCGCGCCACACTTCAACGGCTGGCTGGTGCTTGAAGAGGAATCCGACACGGCCGCCGCCAATCCCGCTGGCGCGGTCAAGACCAACCGCCAGACGATGCGCAGCTACGGCGCCTGA